GATCGGGCCAAGGGCTCATGCCGTGCCGCCGGTCTGGGCATGCAGGCCGTTCGGGCAGTCGATCGCCTCGGGCAGCCGGCTGCAGGTGAGCTGCGAGTCCGGCACCTGGCGCGACATCTTCGCCAAGGCCTGGAAGTCGGCCCAACGCGGGGCTGGATTTCTGCCGCCCACGCGCCTAGTCGCTGGAAGCCAGGCGTGTTTCCACGCTGCGCGTGCGCCCCTCGCGCCACACCCGCAGCGTCACCGCGTCACCCGGCTGACGCCGTTCGAGGGCCGCCAGCATGTCGTCCAGGCTCTCCACCGGCTCATCGTTGATGGCGGTGATGACATCCCCCATGACGATCTCGCCGCGGTTGCCGCGGCTGAAAGGCAGCAGCCCGGCGCGCGCAGCCGGCGAGCTGCGGCCCACCTGCACCACCGCCACACCCTTGGGAAGGTTGAGCGCGCGGTGCAGCTGCAGCGAGCCGGCCGTCACGCCCAGGGCGGGGCGCACGAAGCGGCCGTCGCGGATGAGCCGCGGCACGATGCGGTTGACCTCGTCCACCGGTATGGCGAAGCCGATGCCCGCGCTGGCGCCGCTGGGACTGGCGATCTGCGTGTTCACGCCGATCAGACGGCCGGCGGAGTCGAGCAGCGGCCCGCCCGAGTTGCCGGGGTTGATGGCCGCATCCGTCTGCACCACGCCGCGGATGGTGCGGTTGTTGAAGCTCTCGATCTCGCGGTTGAGCGCGCTGACGATGCCGATGGTCAGCGTCTGGTCCAGCCCGAAGGGGTTGCCGATGGCATAGACGCGCTGGCCCACCTGCAGGTCGCGGCTGGCGCCCAGGGCCAGCGGTGGCAGCTTGTCGCGCGGCGCGTCGATCTTGAGCACCGCCAGGTCGCGGTCGGGGAACGCGCCCACCAGGGTGGCCTCGTAGCTGCTCTGGTCGGCCAGCGTGACCTTGGCGCCGTTGGCGTTCTGGATGACGTGGAAGTTGGTGACGATGTGGCCCGCTGCGTCCCAGACGAAGCCGGTGCCGGTGCCGCGCGGCACCTGCTGCACGTTCATGCTGAACAGGTCCCGCTGCACGCCCAGGCTGGTGATGTGCACCACCGAGGGGCTGGCCTTCTTGAACAGCTCGATGTTTGCCATCTCATCGGCTGCCAGCGGCCCGCGTGGCGCGACGGCGCGCGGCTGCGCCTCGATGCGGCCTTGCCCCAGCGCGGGCAGCGCGACGAAGGCCACGGCGGCCGCCAGGCCCACCAGGGCCGTGGCAGTGAACAGCAGGCGTGAGAAGGCGCGGGACATGGACACTCTCGAGGTCTGGGTCTGTCGTTGAGCCCGTGAGATGGGGCCGGGTTCCCGGCCCTCAAGTCCCTGGCTGCCCGTGGCGACCGGCGCGGGCGCGGCTCATG
This portion of the Ideonella sp. WA131b genome encodes:
- a CDS encoding trypsin-like peptidase domain-containing protein, whose amino-acid sequence is MSRAFSRLLFTATALVGLAAAVAFVALPALGQGRIEAQPRAVAPRGPLAADEMANIELFKKASPSVVHITSLGVQRDLFSMNVQQVPRGTGTGFVWDAAGHIVTNFHVIQNANGAKVTLADQSSYEATLVGAFPDRDLAVLKIDAPRDKLPPLALGASRDLQVGQRVYAIGNPFGLDQTLTIGIVSALNREIESFNNRTIRGVVQTDAAINPGNSGGPLLDSAGRLIGVNTQIASPSGASAGIGFAIPVDEVNRIVPRLIRDGRFVRPALGVTAGSLQLHRALNLPKGVAVVQVGRSSPAARAGLLPFSRGNRGEIVMGDVITAINDEPVESLDDMLAALERRQPGDAVTLRVWREGRTRSVETRLASSD